The proteins below are encoded in one region of Salmo salar chromosome ssa02, Ssal_v3.1, whole genome shotgun sequence:
- the LOC106593686 gene encoding guanine nucleotide-binding protein G(I)/G(S)/G(O) subunit gamma-13 has product MEDLDLPQMKREVESLQYQLAINREKSSITVTELVKWIEGCVCDDPFLNPELMRANPWVEKGKCVIL; this is encoded by the exons ATGGAGGACCTGGACCTTCcccagatgaagagagaggtggagagtctTCAGTACCAGCTGGCCATCAACCGAGAGAAATCCTCCATCACTGTTACTGA GCTGGTGAAATGGatcgaggggtgtgtgtgtgatgacccgTTCCTGAACCCAGAGCTGATGAGGGCCAACCCCTGGGTGGAGAAAGGCAAATGTGTGATCCTCTAA